A segment of the Fusarium musae strain F31 chromosome 2, whole genome shotgun sequence genome:
TAGCAATTTGAGTGTCTCGCCGTGGTTTACCACGCTCTATTACACGATGGTGAGATATCCGGTTCGGCGTGGAGACTAAGCCGACTTACCATAAACATGACCTTCATCAGTCCCCAGGCCAAGGAGACGTATTCGGGATGATGCTGAACGAATACATCGAGTACTTGACCATAATGGCATATTGATTCAGAAGCCTTTTGTAGCCATTTCCGTGTTTTTGAAGCTTCGCTCCTAGCTTCGTACTTTGCGAAAGCATCGCTGACTGCCTTTTCAACGTCTTGCAATGACGACTTCTTCCCCAAAAGAGCCTTCTCGTCACTACTTAACGAGTTGCTCTGTTCGAAGTGTTTCTTCACAGATTTGAAGGCCTCTTGCGCTATATCCGCTTTATCTGACAGAGTAAGCTTGTATGAAGGGTTTCATTGGCTAGTGATTGCTTACTCGCAGCATCGCCCTTGTACCATGACCGAAAGACTTGGTCAACAGACATCGCGATGAGGATATTAAGATACGCCCTAATATGGGAATCCCTTT
Coding sequences within it:
- a CDS encoding hypothetical protein (EggNog:ENOG41) encodes the protein MSVDQVFRSWYKGDAATQEAFKSVKKHFEQSNSLSSDEKALLGKKSSLQDVEKAVSDAFAKYEARSEASKTRKWLQKASESICHYGQVLDVFVQHHPEYVSLAWGLMKVMFMVSRLSLHAEPDISPSCNRAW